In the Sinorhizobium arboris LMG 14919 genome, one interval contains:
- the ubiE gene encoding bifunctional demethylmenaquinone methyltransferase/2-methoxy-6-polyprenyl-1,4-benzoquinol methylase UbiE, with protein MADERVSASGGMETSFGFREVGTGEKQPLVNDVFHKVAKRYDIMNDVMSAGLHRVWKDAMIAALNPPSREGYRVLDVAGGTGDIAFRIVERSGRKAHATVLDINGSMLAVGAERARKKGIDANLDFVEANAEDLPFPANSFDAYTIAFGIRNVPRIEVALREAYRVLKRGGRLLVLEFSEVEMPLLDRFYDAWSFNAIPKFGKLITGDDAPYQYLVESIRKFPNQRDFAAMIRDAGFARVSFTNYTGGIAALHSGWKI; from the coding sequence ATGGCGGATGAGCGCGTATCGGCAAGTGGCGGAATGGAGACCTCATTCGGTTTTCGCGAAGTCGGCACGGGCGAGAAGCAGCCGCTCGTCAACGACGTCTTCCACAAGGTCGCCAAGCGCTATGACATCATGAACGACGTGATGTCGGCCGGACTGCACCGCGTGTGGAAGGATGCGATGATCGCGGCGCTCAACCCGCCGAGCCGCGAGGGCTACCGGGTTCTCGATGTTGCTGGCGGCACCGGCGATATCGCCTTCCGCATTGTCGAGCGCTCCGGGCGCAAGGCCCATGCGACCGTGCTCGACATCAACGGATCGATGCTTGCAGTCGGCGCCGAGCGCGCTCGAAAGAAGGGGATCGACGCCAATCTCGACTTCGTCGAGGCTAATGCCGAAGACCTGCCCTTTCCGGCGAATTCCTTCGACGCCTATACGATCGCCTTCGGCATCCGCAACGTTCCACGCATCGAGGTTGCCCTGCGCGAGGCCTATCGCGTGCTGAAGCGCGGCGGCCGGCTGCTCGTGCTCGAGTTCTCCGAAGTCGAGATGCCGTTGCTCGACCGGTTCTACGATGCCTGGTCGTTCAATGCGATCCCTAAATTCGGAAAGCTCATCACCGGCGACGATGCGCCCTACCAATATCTGGTCGAATCGATCCGCAAGTTTCCGAACCAGCGTGATTTCGCCGCCATGATCCGCGACGCCGGCTTCGCCCGTGTCTCCTTCACCAATTATACCGGCGGCATCGCAGCGCTGCATTCCGGCTGGAAAATCTGA